In a single window of the Candidatus Zymogenaceae bacterium genome:
- a CDS encoding roadblock/LC7 domain-containing protein has protein sequence MFQETLQELVNRVPEANGAILVDTNGEEIVSFAEENEYEMKLLGAHLVPIHHRLEAISGRINTGLHEEIIIRTDSAYIISAPLENQLYIVLRLSPSPTITPTVSQLKKAISSIIEESS, from the coding sequence TTGTTTCAAGAAACCCTACAAGAACTGGTGAACCGGGTTCCCGAGGCAAACGGCGCCATCCTGGTTGATACCAACGGTGAGGAGATCGTCTCCTTCGCCGAGGAAAACGAATACGAAATGAAGCTTCTGGGAGCGCACCTGGTTCCCATTCACCACCGGCTGGAAGCGATATCCGGGCGGATAAACACCGGACTTCATGAAGAAATCATCATCAGGACCGATTCGGCCTATATCATCAGCGCCCCGCTGGAAAACCAGCTCTATATCGTCCTGAGGCTTTCGCCGTCACCCACTATCACCCCCACGGTGTCCCAACTCAAAAAGGCTATCTCCAGCATCATCGAGGAATCCTCATGA
- the rny gene encoding ribonuclease Y translates to MHTPPVQGGKQEVNGLLAEIILAVVVGAVFGLIAGILTNKMLARKKVESAEDMATKILEEAHRAADAIKKETALTAKDTLYQLKVEFEKETKERRNSLSNLEKRLLSKEEHLDKKQEQIDQRDTNLIKQEKSLNAKVKTLEEQEAKYNELVGEQIKTLERISGVTGEQAKSELVSMIEDDAKHEAAKSLRKIEEELKENADKKAKEIISTAIQRYAGDYVMERTVSIVNLPSDEMKGRIIGREGRNIRAIEAATGVDLVIDDTPEAVILSSHNPIRREIARLSLERLISDGRIHPARIEEIVEKVQEELDVEVRESGEQACFDLGLHGLHPEIIKLIGRLKYRTSFAQNVYQHSLEVAFLMGVMAAELKLNIRQAKRAGLLHDIGKAVDHEVEGPHAVIGADLARRYGESPRIVHAIAAHHDDEKPESPLAVLVQAADTLSAARPGARKEMLETYVKRLDDLEKIAREFSGVSKTYAIQAGRELRIIVTSDQVNDEESLLLSKDIAKKIEEELTYPGQIKVTVIRETRAVEFAR, encoded by the coding sequence ATGCACACCCCCCCTGTACAAGGAGGTAAACAAGAAGTGAATGGTCTTCTCGCAGAAATAATACTGGCGGTAGTTGTAGGAGCCGTTTTCGGATTGATCGCGGGTATTCTCACGAATAAAATGCTGGCACGAAAAAAGGTCGAGTCCGCCGAGGACATGGCCACAAAAATCCTCGAGGAGGCGCATCGCGCCGCGGACGCCATAAAAAAAGAAACCGCCCTCACGGCGAAAGATACCCTCTATCAGCTCAAGGTTGAATTTGAGAAGGAAACAAAAGAGCGCAGAAACAGCCTGAGCAATCTTGAGAAGCGTCTGCTTTCCAAGGAAGAACATCTTGACAAAAAGCAGGAACAGATCGACCAGCGGGATACAAACCTCATAAAGCAGGAAAAGAGCCTGAACGCCAAGGTCAAGACGCTTGAAGAGCAGGAGGCGAAATACAACGAATTGGTTGGAGAACAGATAAAAACCCTCGAGCGCATCAGCGGCGTCACCGGAGAACAGGCCAAGTCGGAGCTGGTCTCCATGATAGAAGACGACGCAAAACACGAGGCGGCGAAAAGCCTGAGAAAAATTGAGGAAGAGCTCAAGGAAAACGCCGACAAAAAGGCGAAAGAGATCATCTCCACCGCCATTCAGCGGTATGCCGGGGATTACGTCATGGAGCGCACCGTCTCCATCGTCAACCTCCCCAGCGACGAGATGAAGGGACGGATCATCGGTCGTGAGGGACGAAATATCCGGGCCATCGAAGCGGCTACCGGGGTGGATCTCGTTATCGACGACACCCCGGAGGCGGTCATCCTGTCGTCGCACAACCCGATCAGGCGGGAGATCGCCCGCCTCTCCCTTGAGCGATTGATTTCCGACGGACGCATCCACCCAGCCCGCATCGAGGAGATAGTTGAGAAGGTACAGGAAGAACTGGACGTGGAGGTTCGCGAATCGGGGGAACAGGCGTGCTTCGACCTGGGGCTTCACGGACTGCATCCTGAAATCATCAAGCTGATCGGTCGGTTGAAGTACCGCACCAGCTTCGCTCAGAACGTCTATCAGCACTCGCTGGAGGTCGCCTTCCTGATGGGCGTGATGGCAGCAGAGTTGAAGCTCAACATCAGGCAGGCCAAGCGCGCCGGACTCCTTCACGACATCGGCAAGGCCGTGGACCACGAGGTAGAGGGACCCCACGCCGTCATCGGCGCGGACCTGGCCAGGCGCTACGGAGAATCACCCCGGATCGTGCATGCCATCGCGGCTCACCACGATGACGAAAAGCCGGAATCGCCCCTGGCCGTTCTAGTCCAGGCGGCAGATACCCTTTCCGCCGCCCGCCCCGGCGCCAGGAAGGAGATGCTCGAAACCTACGTCAAGCGACTTGATGATCTGGAAAAAATCGCCCGGGAATTTTCGGGGGTATCCAAAACCTACGCCATTCAGGCGGGACGGGAGCTTCGCATCATCGTCACCAGCGACCAGGTGAACGACGAAGAATCGCTGCTGCTGTCAAAAGACATTGCCAAAAAAATCGAGGAGGAGCTGACGTATCCGGGACAGATCAAGGTGACGGTCATTCGTGAGACCCGAGCCGTTGAATTCGCCCGATAA
- a CDS encoding 5-formyltetrahydrofolate cyclo-ligase: protein MPDEVNEKDALRKTFIASRQAMPEAERIEKSKAIYRKVIATDPFHESSVIALYSPIRHEVDTECIFHEARRLEKTTAYPLVNKAHNTLRFFSVDEPDRLIPGTYGIKEPDIHRTPEIAVHELDMIIVPAVLLDEDGFRIGYGGGYYDRLLSDPSVRAYSTAIVYDFQVVERLPRHDHDVPVDCIVTENRMIAGTHAHPPCTRR from the coding sequence ATGCCTGACGAAGTGAATGAAAAAGACGCCCTGAGGAAAACATTCATAGCGTCTCGTCAGGCCATGCCCGAGGCGGAACGGATCGAAAAAAGCAAGGCGATCTATAGGAAGGTCATCGCAACCGATCCGTTTCATGAGTCATCGGTCATAGCGCTGTACTCGCCCATACGACATGAAGTCGACACAGAATGTATTTTTCATGAGGCCCGGCGGTTGGAGAAAACGACGGCGTATCCTCTCGTCAACAAAGCTCATAACACGCTTCGTTTCTTCTCCGTGGATGAACCTGATCGGTTGATTCCGGGGACATACGGGATCAAGGAACCGGATATACACCGTACTCCGGAAATAGCCGTCCATGAGCTGGATATGATAATCGTTCCGGCCGTTTTGCTTGATGAGGACGGATTCCGTATCGGATACGGCGGTGGGTATTACGACCGGCTGCTTTCCGATCCGTCGGTGAGGGCATATTCGACGGCGATCGTGTACGATTTCCAGGTCGTCGAGCGACTGCCCAGACACGATCATGACGTACCCGTTGACTGTATAGTTACGGAAAACCGCATGATTGCCGGTACTCATGCACACCCCCCCTGTACAAGGAGGTAA
- a CDS encoding VOC family protein has product MRIRSLSQAGLLVADIDKSLEFYCGILGLKLVKLFEMPSHVVTHLYGVRDRTVRMALIRCGWGSFIELIEYTPSNTKETLPRTRPGMTHIALDVRNVQKICRELTERGLELLDEPVREGNTEFAFVLDPDGHLVEFIDMKLLYLANKLLGGVIGALNMRGKYRRYRRAD; this is encoded by the coding sequence ATGAGAATACGATCATTGAGCCAGGCGGGGCTTCTGGTGGCGGATATCGACAAAAGCCTCGAGTTCTACTGCGGCATTCTGGGATTGAAGCTGGTGAAGCTCTTCGAGATGCCGTCTCACGTCGTCACGCACCTGTACGGCGTGAGGGACCGCACGGTTCGAATGGCGCTCATCCGCTGCGGCTGGGGGAGCTTCATAGAGCTGATCGAATATACCCCCTCTAATACGAAAGAGACCCTGCCCCGAACGCGTCCCGGGATGACGCACATCGCCCTGGACGTGAGGAACGTTCAGAAAATCTGCCGGGAGCTGACGGAGCGGGGGCTTGAGCTTCTGGATGAGCCGGTGCGGGAGGGAAATACCGAGTTCGCCTTCGTCCTGGACCCGGACGGCCACCTGGTGGAATTTATCGACATGAAACTCCTCTATCTCGCCAACAAGCTCCTCGGCGGCGTCATCGGCGCGCTGAACATGCGGGGAAAGTATCGCCGGTATCGCAGGGCCGATTGA
- a CDS encoding carbonic anhydrase, whose product MIHKNVITDFSSQAHEPTIDETAFIHPLAAVIGNVTIGRRVLVSPFAAVRGDEGQPLFVGDESNVQDGVIIHALETEHEGKPIEKNLVEIDGTKYAVYVGRRVSLAHQVQIHGPAAVGDDTFIGMQSLVFRSRVGRGCVVEPGCTLMGVSVPDGRYVPCGTILTDQADAEALPEITEDYAFRTLNAGVIHVNTHLADGYNRSDISSGQRGK is encoded by the coding sequence ATGATTCATAAAAACGTGATTACCGACTTTTCCAGCCAGGCGCACGAGCCGACAATCGACGAAACCGCCTTCATACACCCCCTGGCCGCGGTTATCGGCAACGTCACCATCGGCAGGCGGGTCTTGGTGTCTCCATTCGCGGCTGTTCGCGGCGACGAGGGGCAGCCGCTCTTCGTGGGGGATGAATCCAACGTTCAGGACGGCGTCATTATCCACGCCCTGGAGACGGAACACGAGGGGAAACCGATCGAGAAAAACCTGGTGGAGATCGACGGCACAAAATACGCCGTGTATGTGGGACGCCGGGTGTCCCTGGCCCATCAGGTGCAGATACACGGCCCCGCCGCCGTGGGAGACGACACTTTTATAGGCATGCAGTCCCTGGTGTTCAGATCCCGGGTGGGAAGGGGCTGTGTGGTGGAGCCCGGCTGTACCCTGATGGGCGTCTCCGTCCCGGACGGGCGCTACGTCCCCTGCGGTACGATCCTGACGGACCAGGCGGATGCGGAAGCCCTCCCCGAGATCACCGAAGACTACGCCTTCAGAACCCTCAACGCCGGCGTCATACACGTCAACACACATCTCGCCGACGGATACAACAGGTCGGACATCTCCTCCGGCCAGCGCGGGAAGTAG
- the ftsY gene encoding signal recognition particle-docking protein FtsY produces MTKDRFFSRLVSGLTKTRTLISDNLDSVDMIIGNRKGWDDEVWEGLEELLLTADAGLAITEKVLENLRRWAKKHGPSPEELRGELKKQLGAILEGAEGELSKNGAPPTVVLVVGVNGTGKTTTIAKIAGRIAASGGSVMLAAGDTFRDAAIEQLQQWGDRLGVEVIAQKQGADPAAVAFDALNHARNNGVTYLFIDTAGRLHTKHNLMEELKKIKRVLQRTDPTAPHETLLVLDAGIGQNNIAQARAFTESIDISGIVLTKLDGTAKGGSLFPLYDELKIPIKFIGVGESADDLQPFDSDTFIDALFSV; encoded by the coding sequence ATGACCAAGGACAGGTTTTTCTCCCGACTCGTGTCGGGACTCACCAAGACACGTACGCTCATTTCGGATAACCTCGATTCCGTCGATATGATCATCGGGAATCGAAAGGGCTGGGACGACGAGGTGTGGGAGGGGCTTGAAGAGCTGCTCCTGACGGCGGACGCTGGCCTCGCCATTACGGAAAAGGTGCTGGAAAACCTGAGACGCTGGGCGAAAAAACACGGCCCCTCACCTGAGGAGCTGAGGGGAGAGCTGAAGAAACAGCTCGGGGCAATCCTTGAGGGCGCCGAGGGAGAGCTTTCCAAAAACGGCGCCCCGCCGACCGTCGTGCTGGTGGTCGGCGTAAACGGCACCGGCAAGACCACCACCATTGCAAAGATCGCCGGCCGCATCGCTGCATCCGGCGGTTCGGTCATGCTTGCGGCGGGGGATACCTTTCGAGACGCGGCCATCGAGCAGCTCCAGCAATGGGGGGATCGCTTAGGCGTGGAGGTTATCGCCCAAAAACAGGGCGCCGACCCCGCGGCCGTCGCCTTCGACGCGCTGAACCATGCCCGAAACAATGGCGTCACGTATCTCTTCATAGATACCGCCGGACGGCTCCATACCAAGCACAATCTCATGGAGGAGCTGAAAAAAATCAAGCGGGTTCTCCAGCGGACGGATCCAACCGCCCCTCACGAAACGCTGCTGGTCCTGGATGCAGGGATCGGCCAGAACAACATCGCACAGGCCCGCGCCTTTACGGAAAGCATTGATATTTCGGGCATCGTATTGACCAAGCTCGACGGAACCGCCAAGGGGGGATCCCTGTTCCCCCTGTACGACGAGCTGAAAATCCCTATAAAATTCATCGGTGTTGGAGAATCGGCGGACGATCTGCAGCCCTTCGATTCCGACACGTTTATCGACGCCCTGTTTTCGGTCTGA
- a CDS encoding alpha/beta hydrolase, translating into MKKILSFIGVIILILILAVAVNWGVQELRPVKMGLELVEDGNFIDIDGIGVHYWDQGKGDVLILVHGFSSNVYTWRLNVDALSEEFRVIALDLPGFGYTDNPKDFDYTHEGYSRFLVDFMDAMDIDTATLAGNSMGGGVVLTTALLFPERVDGLILVDSVGYPEQEDEEKVFLPFLLMGVPGAGEVLMSLSYRSVLEESLKGGVYYDNSFVTEEMVEYYYNVYRMENGRKAPLWVMRNMMDIPPIGSERISEVSAPTLIIWGEEDNLIPVGHASLFERDIAGSRAVVIGEAGHLPHEEKAEFVNGLIADFMKEGN; encoded by the coding sequence ATGAAAAAAATTCTTTCTTTTATCGGCGTTATCATCCTGATTCTTATTCTGGCCGTCGCCGTCAACTGGGGGGTACAGGAACTGCGTCCTGTAAAGATGGGTCTGGAGCTGGTGGAGGACGGTAACTTCATCGATATAGACGGGATCGGTGTCCATTACTGGGATCAGGGAAAGGGGGACGTCCTGATCCTGGTGCACGGTTTTTCCTCGAATGTCTATACCTGGAGGCTCAACGTCGATGCCTTGTCCGAGGAATTTCGGGTGATCGCCCTGGATCTTCCCGGCTTTGGGTATACGGACAATCCAAAAGATTTCGACTACACACACGAAGGATACAGCCGATTCCTGGTTGACTTCATGGACGCGATGGATATCGACACAGCGACACTGGCGGGGAACTCCATGGGCGGGGGGGTGGTCCTGACCACGGCCCTCCTCTTTCCCGAAAGAGTCGACGGCCTCATCTTGGTCGATTCCGTGGGATATCCGGAACAGGAAGATGAAGAGAAGGTGTTTCTGCCGTTTCTCCTGATGGGCGTCCCGGGGGCCGGAGAGGTGTTAATGAGCCTCAGTTATCGATCGGTTCTTGAAGAAAGCCTGAAGGGGGGAGTGTACTACGACAACAGCTTCGTGACCGAGGAGATGGTCGAATACTACTATAATGTATACAGGATGGAAAACGGGCGAAAGGCCCCCCTGTGGGTGATGCGAAACATGATGGATATCCCGCCCATCGGATCGGAGCGCATCAGCGAGGTATCGGCGCCGACCCTCATCATCTGGGGGGAGGAGGACAACCTGATCCCGGTGGGACACGCGTCGCTCTTTGAGAGGGACATCGCCGGCTCCCGGGCGGTGGTGATCGGTGAGGCCGGGCACCTTCCCCACGAGGAAAAGGCGGAATTCGTCAATGGGTTGATCGCCGATTTCATGAAGGAGGGGAACTGA
- a CDS encoding TIGR00282 family metallophosphoesterase encodes MSVLFFGDLVGKPGRRAMKEFLPELSEKHHPDLIIANGENASGGFGLTVDVAREMFDAGVDIITSGNHIWDKKEIIDYLEQAPTILRPANYPNGTPGGGTALVTTHSGVRVLVLNLIGRRFMGLFDDPFALADRIVDEAKRETPVIIVDFHGEDTREKAALARYLDGRVSTVIGTHTHVQTADERILPLGTAFITDAGMTGPTDSVIGVKKERAVARFLTSIPQRFETAKAGIEAQGVLIHIEPQSGRARSIERFRVRHVQKGRS; translated from the coding sequence ATAAGCGTCCTTTTTTTCGGGGACCTCGTGGGAAAACCGGGACGGCGGGCGATGAAAGAGTTTTTGCCCGAGCTTTCTGAAAAGCACCACCCGGACCTGATTATCGCAAACGGGGAAAACGCCTCCGGCGGCTTCGGCCTGACCGTCGATGTCGCCCGGGAGATGTTCGATGCCGGCGTCGATATCATTACCTCGGGCAACCACATCTGGGATAAAAAGGAGATCATCGACTATCTCGAACAGGCGCCGACGATTCTGAGGCCGGCAAATTACCCGAACGGCACGCCCGGCGGCGGCACGGCGTTGGTGACCACCCATTCCGGTGTTCGGGTGCTCGTCCTGAACCTGATCGGACGCCGATTCATGGGACTGTTCGACGATCCATTCGCCCTGGCCGATAGGATTGTCGATGAGGCGAAGCGGGAAACACCCGTCATTATCGTCGATTTTCACGGCGAAGACACCCGTGAAAAGGCCGCCCTGGCCAGGTACCTGGACGGTCGGGTCAGCACCGTCATCGGAACCCATACCCATGTTCAGACCGCCGACGAACGGATTCTGCCCCTCGGCACCGCGTTTATCACCGACGCGGGGATGACCGGACCCACCGATTCGGTCATCGGCGTCAAGAAGGAGCGGGCCGTCGCCCGATTCCTGACATCAATCCCCCAGCGTTTCGAGACGGCCAAGGCCGGGATCGAGGCCCAGGGGGTTTTAATACATATCGAGCCGCAGAGCGGCCGAGCCCGTTCAATCGAGCGATTTCGAGTGAGACACGTACAAAAAGGGAGATCATGA
- a CDS encoding tyrosine--tRNA ligase, with protein MNTNLNEHMDHILRGAVEVISEEELEEKLAGAIKTKTPLIAKAGFDPTAPDLHLGHTVLIQKLKHFQDLGHTAVFLIGDFTGLIGDPSGRAETREPMTREQLLENAETYKTQVFKILDKKKTVIDFNSRWMEELGAAGMIELAAQQTVARILEREDFKNRFQKNLPIAIHEFLYPLVQGYDSVALKADVELGGTDQIFNLLVGRDLQRYYGQKPQVVITVPILVGTDGIKKMSKSYGNYIGITEEAADIYGKVMSLSDEVMIDYFELISNISPNELRSMRAAMKDGSLNPKEAKERLALELTARFCGGDEAEAAQEHFRRVFSQGKRPEDVQSADYDAGEDIWIPRLLTDLQMTASTSEGKRMIQQGAVSADGDRITDENRSFSPGDRILFKVGKRRFIEVSFQ; from the coding sequence ATGAACACCAACCTGAATGAACACATGGATCACATCCTGAGGGGGGCTGTGGAGGTCATCTCCGAGGAGGAACTGGAGGAGAAACTGGCGGGCGCGATAAAGACGAAGACGCCGCTCATCGCCAAGGCGGGCTTCGACCCCACCGCTCCCGACCTCCACCTGGGACACACCGTCCTCATCCAGAAGCTGAAACACTTCCAGGACCTGGGGCATACCGCGGTGTTTCTCATTGGGGACTTCACGGGGCTCATCGGCGATCCCTCGGGCAGAGCGGAGACCCGGGAACCGATGACCCGAGAGCAGCTTCTGGAAAACGCGGAGACATACAAGACCCAGGTCTTCAAGATTCTGGACAAGAAAAAAACCGTCATCGATTTCAACTCCCGGTGGATGGAAGAGCTCGGCGCCGCGGGCATGATCGAGCTCGCCGCCCAGCAGACTGTGGCACGGATACTGGAGCGTGAGGATTTTAAAAACCGTTTTCAGAAGAACCTTCCCATCGCCATCCACGAATTTCTCTACCCGCTGGTCCAGGGGTACGATTCAGTGGCCCTCAAAGCCGACGTGGAGCTGGGGGGAACCGACCAAATCTTTAACCTGCTGGTGGGCCGGGACCTGCAGAGATACTACGGCCAGAAGCCCCAGGTGGTCATCACCGTGCCGATCCTGGTGGGGACCGACGGCATCAAGAAGATGAGTAAGTCCTACGGGAATTACATCGGCATCACCGAGGAGGCCGCGGACATCTACGGCAAGGTCATGAGTTTATCCGATGAGGTGATGATAGATTATTTTGAGCTGATCTCGAATATCTCCCCGAACGAGCTGAGAAGTATGCGGGCGGCCATGAAGGACGGCTCCCTCAATCCGAAGGAGGCCAAGGAACGGCTGGCCCTGGAGCTGACCGCCCGGTTCTGCGGCGGGGATGAAGCGGAAGCCGCCCAGGAGCATTTCCGGCGGGTCTTCTCCCAGGGGAAGCGCCCGGAGGACGTACAGAGCGCCGATTACGACGCCGGCGAGGATATCTGGATCCCCAGGCTGCTCACAGACCTCCAAATGACCGCGTCCACCTCCGAGGGGAAGCGAATGATACAGCAGGGCGCCGTGAGCGCCGACGGAGACCGAATCACCGACGAGAACAGGTCCTTCTCCCCCGGCGACCGGATTCTGTTCAAGGTGGGAAAGCGCCGCTTTATTGAGGTGTCGTTTCAGTAG